From the Opitutaceae bacterium genome, one window contains:
- a CDS encoding SRPBCC domain-containing protein yields the protein MKEPTYDLVVTVQREIAAPPETVYDSWLSAEVPGTVWNAADEYVLDAKVGGLFYWLLDENAHYGRFTALTRAKRIEHTWVSPSTLGEESKVSITFKKKGAGTVMTLVHSGLPNNERGKGHERGWNYFLGIFPGQFVAAPRKRTK from the coding sequence ATGAAAGAACCCACCTACGACCTGGTCGTCACCGTCCAGCGTGAAATCGCGGCCCCACCCGAAACCGTGTACGATTCCTGGCTCAGCGCGGAAGTCCCGGGGACGGTCTGGAACGCGGCCGATGAATACGTCCTGGATGCGAAGGTGGGCGGTCTGTTTTATTGGTTACTCGACGAGAACGCGCACTATGGTCGCTTCACCGCACTCACGCGGGCCAAACGCATCGAGCACACTTGGGTATCGCCAAGCACGCTCGGCGAAGAGTCGAAGGTTTCAATCACCTTCAAGAAGAAGGGCGCTGGCACGGTGATGACTTTGGTTCACTCGGGCCTGCCCAACAACGAACGCGGGAAGGGTCACGAACGGGGTTGGAACTACTTCCTGGGAATCTTTCCGGGACAGTTCGTGGCGGCGCCGCGAAAGCGAACCAAATAG
- a CDS encoding SRPBCC domain-containing protein, translating into MIDITHRIGIRASIARVQSAVASVKGVAGWWTTDTSGEYALGQNLTMRFANPEGQELGRMVFKVTRMEARKVEWQCLEGPAEWVGTFVTFDLSESNGQTILLFGHRGWKELVEFTAHCSMKWATFLLSLREFAETGTGRPSPHDLKIDDWN; encoded by the coding sequence ATGATCGACATCACACACAGAATCGGAATCAGAGCCTCAATTGCCCGCGTTCAATCGGCGGTTGCCAGTGTCAAGGGAGTCGCCGGATGGTGGACAACTGACACGAGCGGGGAATATGCCCTTGGCCAAAATCTGACGATGCGCTTCGCCAATCCAGAGGGCCAGGAACTAGGGCGGATGGTCTTTAAGGTCACCCGAATGGAAGCGCGCAAGGTCGAATGGCAATGCTTGGAAGGTCCCGCGGAGTGGGTCGGAACGTTCGTCACTTTTGATCTCAGCGAGAGCAATGGCCAAACGATTTTGCTTTTTGGACACCGCGGCTGGAAGGAGCTCGTGGAGTTCACGGCCCATTGCAGTATGAAATGGGCCACCTTTCTCCTCAGCCTTCGCGAGTTTGCAGAAACGGGAACAGGGCGCCCGTCGCCCCACGACTTAAAGATCGATGATTGGAACTGA
- a CDS encoding VOC family protein has translation MPRPIPKNAICLWYDKQALEAATFYAATFPQTTVDSVHRAPSDYPSGKAGDVLTVEFTVLGIPCLGLNGGPVFTHSEAFSFQVSTETQEETDRYWNAIVSNGGQESDCGWCKDRWGVSWQITPRTLMEAIAAGGAEAKRAFEAMMTMQKIDVAAIEAARRG, from the coding sequence ATGCCCCGTCCCATTCCGAAAAACGCGATTTGCCTCTGGTACGACAAGCAGGCGCTCGAAGCGGCGACCTTTTACGCAGCCACATTCCCGCAAACGACCGTGGATTCAGTGCACCGCGCACCCAGTGATTATCCCTCCGGGAAAGCAGGCGATGTGCTCACGGTGGAGTTTACTGTTCTCGGCATTCCGTGTCTTGGCCTCAATGGTGGCCCGGTATTCACACACTCCGAGGCATTTTCGTTCCAAGTGTCGACCGAGACTCAGGAGGAAACAGATCGGTACTGGAATGCAATCGTCAGCAACGGTGGGCAGGAGAGTGACTGCGGATGGTGCAAGGATCGGTGGGGCGTCTCGTGGCAGATCACGCCGCGCACCCTCATGGAGGCAATCGCAGCTGGGGGCGCAGAGGCAAAGCGCGCGTTCGAAGCGATGATGACAATGCAAAAGATCGATGTTGCGGCGATCGAGGCTGCGAGGCGCGGCTGA
- a CDS encoding SpoIIE family protein phosphatase: MSRVDSQVSILSLVEPAEPLDADLPLAQAQAAMVKRTEPFFGVVACGKFVGIVASSQVNQILGARFGHALFGRSPVRGHIMSTPLVVTLETPLTEVLKLASSRTDARFFEDPAVIDSDGAFVGLIPIHRLVRLQTELLLENLSQVESQRVELARRNKQMEDDLRMAREVQLAILPDGPVGLSGPGGHLRTEQYYRASESIGGDFYAFVRPNEDSLGVLVCDVMGHSVRSALITTILSALVRDASCLHEDPAQLLNRLNHHLRGVLERAGETIFVTAAYAMFSLSKREVAYAQAGHPPAIVWRKDSGRAQELVLREEAQGPALGLLDEPGYGFDRVAFGVGDSLLLYTDGIVEIADAVGEEFGLERLCRAFEAQNVGDDTGQPALLAEKADQFAGNTGFTDDVCLVVTRMSSL, encoded by the coding sequence ATGTCACGAGTTGATTCCCAGGTTTCGATCCTCTCATTGGTTGAACCGGCAGAACCCCTAGATGCCGATCTGCCTTTGGCCCAGGCGCAGGCGGCGATGGTGAAGCGTACCGAGCCATTCTTCGGCGTGGTGGCGTGCGGAAAGTTCGTCGGCATAGTTGCGTCGAGTCAGGTGAATCAGATCCTTGGCGCGCGGTTTGGGCATGCGCTTTTTGGTCGCAGCCCCGTGCGCGGTCACATCATGTCGACTCCGCTGGTGGTCACGCTCGAAACCCCCCTGACGGAGGTGCTGAAGCTTGCGTCGAGCCGGACGGATGCACGCTTCTTCGAGGATCCAGCCGTCATCGATTCAGACGGGGCGTTTGTAGGGCTCATTCCGATACATCGCCTGGTGCGGCTGCAAACGGAGCTGCTGCTCGAGAACCTCAGCCAGGTTGAAAGCCAGCGTGTGGAGCTTGCGCGGCGCAACAAGCAGATGGAGGACGACCTCCGCATGGCGCGCGAGGTTCAGCTGGCCATCTTGCCTGACGGGCCGGTGGGACTCTCCGGACCAGGGGGGCATCTTAGAACCGAGCAATACTACCGCGCCTCCGAGTCGATCGGAGGAGACTTCTATGCCTTTGTCCGGCCAAACGAGGATTCGCTGGGCGTGCTGGTCTGTGACGTCATGGGGCACAGTGTGCGTTCGGCGTTGATCACGACTATCTTGAGCGCGCTCGTTCGAGACGCCAGTTGCCTGCATGAGGATCCGGCGCAGTTGTTGAACCGGCTAAACCATCACCTCCGCGGTGTCCTCGAGCGGGCAGGGGAGACAATCTTCGTGACCGCGGCGTACGCCATGTTTTCCTTATCCAAAAGGGAAGTTGCGTATGCCCAGGCGGGGCATCCGCCCGCGATCGTCTGGCGCAAGGATTCTGGAAGAGCGCAGGAGTTGGTGTTGCGGGAGGAGGCGCAGGGCCCGGCGCTGGGTCTCCTGGATGAACCAGGTTATGGGTTTGACCGGGTGGCTTTTGGTGTTGGCGACTCGCTGTTGTTGTACACTGACGGCATTGTTGAGATCGCTGATGCAGTGGGCGAAGAGTTTGGCCTTGAACGCCTTTGCCGCGCATTCGAAGCGCAAAACGTCGGGGACGATACTGGTCAACCGGCCCTGCTCGCCGAGAAAGCAGACCAATTCGCAGGGAACACGGGTTTTACCGACGACGTCTGCCTCGTCGTTACCCGGATGTCCTCCCTGTAG
- a CDS encoding helix-turn-helix domain-containing protein produces MDSLSETLAALSHPTRRAILSSLAKDGPQRFLDVAKPFDTALNAVTKHLKQLERAGLIHKRKQGREVVISFRAGPIRDVVTWANGYEQFWNTQLDAFQRHFHPKQKS; encoded by the coding sequence ATGGATTCGCTTTCAGAGACTCTCGCCGCCCTCTCCCACCCGACGCGCCGGGCGATCCTGAGCAGCCTGGCAAAGGACGGACCACAGCGTTTTCTGGATGTGGCCAAGCCTTTCGACACGGCACTCAACGCCGTTACGAAACACTTGAAACAACTGGAACGCGCTGGACTGATCCACAAGCGGAAGCAGGGGCGTGAAGTCGTGATCTCATTTCGTGCGGGCCCGATCCGCGACGTCGTCACCTGGGCCAATGGTTACGAGCAATTCTGGAACACCCAGCTCGATGCGTTCCAACGTCATTTCCACCCAAAACAAAAGTCATGA
- a CDS encoding SRPBCC domain-containing protein, with translation MYPDKDDCFTLAVDFATDAEKLYLVLLQVDKWWPGQFEGASAKVGDEFILRNGEDHFSRQRVAEATPSHRVKWEVIESWRKQDAHTWNGTTMTFDLSPRGKDCTLTLTHVGRVPKGELDRCIQGWTTLLSECVGAAACSRADMRQEPR, from the coding sequence ATGTATCCAGATAAGGACGACTGCTTTACCCTCGCCGTGGATTTCGCGACGGATGCGGAGAAACTCTACCTCGTGCTCCTGCAGGTCGATAAGTGGTGGCCGGGGCAGTTCGAGGGTGCGAGTGCGAAAGTCGGAGACGAGTTCATACTAAGGAACGGGGAGGACCATTTCTCGCGGCAGCGGGTGGCAGAGGCCACTCCCTCACATCGGGTGAAATGGGAAGTGATCGAAAGCTGGCGGAAACAGGATGCCCACACCTGGAACGGCACCACCATGACCTTCGATCTAAGCCCGCGTGGGAAGGACTGCACCCTCACTCTCACACATGTAGGGCGAGTCCCAAAAGGTGAACTCGACCGGTGTATCCAGGGATGGACTACGCTGCTTAGTGAGTGCGTAGGGGCGGCGGCCTGCTCCCGCGCGGATATGCGGCAGGAGCCCCGGTGA
- the eutC gene encoding ethanolamine ammonia-lyase subunit EutC — MSAPDSSLATRVQTDLWQHLKRFTPARIALGRAGGSLPTREILDFRASHALARDAVQAKFNAAGVAADLAGHSVPTIQVATQARSRAEFLQRPDRGRMLATGEEERLSRVPRPVDLVIVVSDGLSALAAHRHAVATLLPLWRAVQVLGWKVAPVVIAPFARVKLQDAVGEAMVASFAVMLLGERPGLGTPDSLGAYLIASPTAGCTDADRNCLSNIRPEGLPPYAAAEKLLWLMQQSRATGRRGIHLKDTMAAASLRAAVGRDETKADELGHPPVSPGAAGTQAP, encoded by the coding sequence ATGTCCGCGCCTGACTCCTCACTTGCCACCCGCGTCCAGACGGATCTCTGGCAGCACCTCAAGCGATTCACGCCAGCGCGGATCGCGCTCGGTCGCGCCGGAGGAAGCTTGCCCACGCGCGAGATCCTGGATTTTCGCGCTTCACACGCTTTGGCGCGCGATGCCGTGCAGGCAAAGTTCAATGCAGCCGGAGTCGCGGCCGACCTCGCTGGCCACAGCGTCCCGACGATTCAGGTCGCCACCCAGGCCAGGAGCCGCGCGGAGTTTCTTCAACGACCAGACCGTGGTCGCATGCTCGCGACTGGTGAGGAAGAGCGACTCTCGCGCGTGCCACGGCCCGTCGACCTCGTGATCGTGGTCTCCGACGGCCTTTCGGCGCTGGCAGCGCATCGGCACGCCGTCGCGACCCTTTTGCCCCTGTGGCGGGCGGTGCAGGTGCTCGGCTGGAAGGTCGCGCCCGTGGTCATCGCTCCCTTCGCGCGGGTGAAACTCCAGGATGCCGTTGGCGAGGCGATGGTGGCGAGCTTCGCCGTCATGCTCCTGGGCGAGCGACCCGGGCTCGGCACGCCCGACAGCCTGGGTGCATACCTGATCGCCTCCCCGACGGCCGGTTGCACGGATGCCGATCGCAATTGCCTCTCCAACATTCGCCCGGAAGGCCTCCCGCCCTACGCGGCTGCCGAAAAGCTGCTGTGGCTCATGCAGCAGTCACGCGCCACGGGACGACGCGGTATCCACCTCAAGGATACAATGGCTGCGGCTTCACTTCGTGCCGCGGTCGGGCGTGATGAAACCAAGGCGGATGAGCTGGGGCATCCCCCGGTTTCGCCCGGCGCGGCAGGCACGCAGGCTCCCTGA
- a CDS encoding sensor histidine kinase: MGASSTSPLHSLRGRLAVLVAAILLPVFGTLILLITQAYRNESAAVTAELANTARAVAGIVDAEVERNVAILRTLAATNALKQRDWARLDDTARRALAGTGKWLVVVDPSGRQIVNTLLPLGEPIPPVQLETEYVEAMKKGSVYASNIIHGPAAKRLVVHIGLPLLEKGEWVYGLSVVMGPEVMSEAVNVQRFAPSGVLSVLDHQGRIIMRNPAPEKFVGHSATADIVKATRENQEGIGESVTLENIPVLLAYTHARCGWSVAMGFPKERVYASARHLLSLATGFATIVLLLAVALAIWIGRAVVRSVESVVEDAAVLAQGKIPAPRSTGLGETDFIDRAIRDMAEALARELSAKTQAEGDLREAQDKLRHYAAELEKKVEERTTSLREAVAQMEEFSYTVSHDLRSPLRTIKSFIHVLLEDHGGDVTPQVREYLERIRRAAERMDRLSLDILNYSRVSRAEVQQSTVDVEKVVRELIAHYSELHPSRADVFVATPMPLVKAHEASLAQSLANLLTNAAKFVHPGVRPRIEVRSETRDSRVRIWIADNGIGLAKAQQERLFRIFERAASARGYEGNGVGLAIVRKAMEKMGGSFGVESDGVTGSRFWIELPAAD; encoded by the coding sequence GTGGGTGCCTCCTCCACTTCTCCCCTCCACTCGTTGCGAGGGCGCCTTGCCGTCCTCGTCGCGGCTATCCTCCTGCCTGTCTTCGGTACCCTGATCCTGCTGATCACCCAGGCGTACCGAAACGAGAGCGCTGCCGTCACGGCTGAACTCGCAAACACTGCGCGTGCCGTTGCCGGGATCGTGGATGCGGAGGTCGAACGAAACGTTGCGATCTTGAGAACGCTGGCTGCGACCAACGCGTTGAAGCAGCGAGACTGGGCGCGTTTGGACGACACCGCACGGCGCGCCCTGGCGGGAACGGGGAAATGGCTCGTCGTGGTCGACCCATCCGGCCGACAGATCGTCAACACCCTCCTGCCCCTGGGCGAACCGATACCACCCGTACAACTGGAAACAGAGTATGTGGAGGCGATGAAGAAGGGCTCGGTCTACGCATCCAACATCATTCACGGACCCGCTGCGAAGCGTCTCGTTGTTCATATTGGGCTTCCGCTCCTCGAGAAGGGCGAATGGGTGTACGGTTTGAGCGTGGTGATGGGACCCGAAGTCATGTCGGAGGCTGTCAACGTGCAACGTTTCGCCCCCTCCGGTGTGCTCTCCGTGCTCGACCATCAAGGTCGCATTATCATGCGCAACCCGGCGCCCGAGAAATTCGTAGGGCATTCCGCCACCGCGGACATCGTCAAGGCGACGCGCGAGAACCAAGAAGGTATTGGGGAGAGTGTGACCCTTGAGAATATACCGGTATTGCTCGCATATACACACGCGCGCTGCGGGTGGAGCGTCGCGATGGGATTTCCAAAAGAGAGAGTGTATGCGTCAGCTCGGCACCTGCTCTCCCTCGCGACCGGCTTCGCCACCATCGTGCTGTTACTCGCGGTGGCGCTGGCAATCTGGATTGGCAGGGCGGTGGTGCGCAGCGTGGAGAGTGTTGTTGAAGACGCCGCCGTACTCGCACAGGGCAAGATTCCGGCTCCGCGTTCCACCGGGCTCGGCGAAACCGACTTCATTGACCGCGCCATTCGGGACATGGCGGAGGCGCTTGCGCGTGAACTCTCTGCGAAAACCCAGGCTGAAGGCGACTTGAGGGAGGCGCAGGATAAACTGCGTCACTATGCCGCCGAGTTGGAGAAGAAGGTGGAGGAACGCACCACCTCGCTGCGCGAGGCGGTCGCACAGATGGAGGAATTCTCCTACACCGTTTCACACGATTTGCGCAGCCCGCTGCGCACAATCAAGAGCTTCATTCATGTCCTCCTCGAGGATCATGGCGGCGACGTCACGCCGCAGGTGCGCGAATACCTGGAGCGGATCAGGCGGGCAGCAGAAAGAATGGACCGGCTCAGCCTGGATATCTTGAACTACAGCCGCGTTTCACGGGCGGAAGTGCAGCAATCTACAGTCGACGTCGAGAAGGTCGTCCGGGAACTGATTGCGCATTACAGCGAGCTGCATCCTTCACGGGCGGACGTGTTCGTTGCCACACCGATGCCTCTCGTCAAAGCGCATGAAGCGTCACTGGCGCAATCGCTGGCGAACCTCCTGACAAATGCCGCCAAGTTTGTACATCCGGGCGTGCGTCCCCGAATTGAGGTGCGTTCGGAAACACGCGACTCCCGCGTGCGCATCTGGATAGCGGACAACGGCATCGGCCTGGCCAAAGCCCAGCAGGAGCGGCTCTTCAGGATTTTTGAGCGGGCTGCCTCGGCCCGTGGCTATGAAGGCAACGGCGTCGGCCTCGCAATTGTCCGCAAGGCAATGGAGAAGATGGGCGGTTCCTTCGGCGTCGAGTCGGACGGGGTGACAGGCAGCCGTTTTTGGATCGAGCTGCCTGCTGCCGACTGA
- a CDS encoding inositol monophosphatase family protein: MSVTHSSPPPNFLPLLEDTISLARTAGEVVMRHYAAPTQTSLKSSRIDVVTAADQEAEAVIVQALSTRFPDHHIVGEEGGGQGAPAGTAPYHWFVDPIDGTVNFASKVPHFCISIALATPAREPVLGVILDPTRNELFTATRGGGAFLNGNRIHVSGTLDLIDSVVASGFPYDKHTNPDNNLREWAAFLKRIRGERRFGSAALDLAYVAAGRFDGYWEKGLKPYDSMAGVLLVREAGGLVTDYEGGESPQRRDRGSYVASNGRIHHQMMDVLRTA, from the coding sequence ATGTCCGTCACCCATTCGTCACCCCCTCCCAACTTCCTGCCGCTGCTCGAGGATACCATCTCCCTTGCACGCACCGCCGGCGAGGTCGTGATGCGCCACTACGCCGCACCCACCCAGACGTCGCTCAAGTCCAGCCGGATCGACGTTGTCACGGCCGCGGACCAGGAGGCTGAGGCTGTCATTGTACAGGCGCTCAGCACGCGTTTCCCCGACCATCATATTGTCGGCGAAGAAGGTGGCGGACAGGGAGCTCCCGCCGGCACGGCACCTTACCACTGGTTCGTCGACCCCATCGACGGCACCGTTAATTTCGCCAGCAAAGTCCCCCACTTTTGTATCAGCATCGCCCTCGCCACACCCGCGCGCGAGCCCGTGCTGGGTGTCATCCTCGACCCCACGCGCAACGAACTATTCACCGCTACCCGGGGAGGCGGAGCCTTCCTGAACGGGAACCGCATTCACGTGTCGGGCACCCTCGATCTCATCGATTCAGTTGTCGCGAGCGGCTTTCCCTACGACAAACACACGAACCCGGACAACAACCTCCGCGAATGGGCAGCATTCCTGAAGCGCATCCGGGGCGAGCGTCGCTTCGGCTCGGCCGCCCTCGATCTCGCCTACGTCGCCGCGGGACGTTTTGACGGGTACTGGGAGAAGGGCTTGAAGCCTTACGACTCGATGGCCGGCGTCCTCCTCGTGCGCGAAGCGGGCGGTCTCGTCACGGATTACGAAGGAGGCGAAAGCCCGCAGCGGCGGGATCGGGGAAGTTACGTGGCAAGCAATGGGAGAATCCACCACCAGATGATGGACGTTTTGCGAACGGCTTGA